One window of the Dehalococcoidia bacterium genome contains the following:
- the hemG gene encoding protoporphyrinogen oxidase, with translation MQLTLPSEARRIVVIGGGLTGLTTAYRLEEALRREAVAASITVLEREDRLGGKFFTIRRDGFIIEAGPEGFVGAAPEGYQLCAELGLAGDLQSPGRAHGGSSIFYKGKLHPITQGVTDILPLRPGLLLAEGVLSPLGALRAMLEPFIPPRTDGPEESMAAFLRRRFGDEAWWNVLEPLMGGIAGGEGESLSAPAAAPALVAFERKYGSVSIGARKQKALLDDLGKADVTLVAPRQGMDAIIDRLVARLRERPAVTLRTGMAVEAVERRPAGYEVIARGAEGVERLPADVVVITAPAFQAADSVRPLDRELAETLASVSFRSMATFSYAFRAEEAPKILAGTGYVKHSRERGPVNSMTWDSIRWEGHAPEGYALLRAFISDDRVVEQCSDDELIALGLDEIRTVLKIQAEPLFVAGRRWSPALPRYTLGHLERVAKAAQRAAALPGIVLAGTSYKGRGVVDAIRSGSDAAAAAARLAAVPGPGVVV, from the coding sequence ATGCAGTTGACCCTTCCCAGCGAGGCGCGTCGGATTGTCGTTATTGGCGGAGGGCTCACCGGGCTGACGACCGCGTACCGGCTGGAAGAGGCGCTCCGCCGCGAGGCGGTGGCGGCGTCCATCACCGTTCTCGAGCGGGAGGATCGGCTCGGAGGCAAGTTTTTCACGATCCGGCGTGACGGATTCATTATCGAGGCCGGCCCCGAAGGTTTCGTCGGCGCGGCGCCCGAAGGGTATCAGCTGTGCGCCGAGCTGGGACTGGCAGGAGATCTGCAGTCGCCGGGGCGCGCGCATGGCGGAAGCTCAATCTTCTACAAGGGGAAGCTGCATCCCATCACTCAGGGGGTGACCGACATCCTTCCCCTGCGCCCGGGATTGCTGCTTGCTGAGGGGGTGCTCTCCCCGCTCGGTGCGCTGCGGGCGATGCTGGAGCCGTTCATCCCCCCCCGAACTGATGGCCCCGAAGAGTCGATGGCCGCCTTCCTCCGGCGGCGCTTCGGCGATGAAGCGTGGTGGAATGTGCTCGAGCCGCTGATGGGAGGGATCGCAGGAGGTGAAGGAGAGAGCCTCTCTGCGCCGGCAGCGGCGCCCGCGCTCGTCGCCTTCGAGCGCAAGTACGGCAGCGTCAGTATCGGCGCACGGAAGCAGAAAGCGCTGCTCGATGACCTCGGCAAAGCCGATGTCACCCTTGTCGCGCCGCGGCAAGGGATGGACGCCATCATCGACCGCCTTGTCGCCCGCCTGCGCGAGCGCCCGGCTGTCACCCTACGGACTGGGATGGCGGTCGAGGCGGTCGAACGGCGGCCAGCAGGCTACGAGGTGATCGCCCGCGGCGCGGAGGGCGTGGAGCGTCTGCCGGCAGACGTCGTCGTGATCACCGCGCCGGCGTTTCAAGCAGCCGACAGCGTGCGCCCCCTCGACCGCGAGCTTGCCGAGACGCTCGCGAGCGTCAGTTTCCGCTCGATGGCGACCTTCTCCTACGCCTTCCGGGCGGAAGAAGCGCCCAAAATCTTGGCCGGCACCGGCTACGTCAAGCACAGCCGCGAGCGCGGCCCCGTCAACTCGATGACGTGGGACTCGATCCGGTGGGAAGGGCACGCCCCCGAAGGCTATGCGCTGCTGCGCGCCTTCATTAGCGACGACCGGGTTGTCGAACAGTGCAGCGACGACGAATTGATTGCGCTCGGTCTCGACGAAATCCGGACGGTGCTGAAAATCCAAGCCGAGCCGCTCTTTGTCGCCGGCCGACGCTGGTCGCCTGCGCTGCCGCGCTACACCCTCGGCCATCTTGAGCGCGTTGCGAAGGCAGCGCAGCGCGCCGCTGCTCTCCCCGGCATCGTCCTCGCCGGCACCTCTTACAAAGGGCGAGGGGTTGTCGATGCGATCCGCTCAGGAAGCGACGCTGCTGCAGCGGCTGCCCGGCTCGCGGCCGTGCCGGGACCAGGGGTAGTCGTCTGA
- a CDS encoding ABC transporter permease, whose translation MADAKPLVTPVQFEPAGALARPGRERSRVWRRFRRHPLALAGAALLLVIALAALAAPLLPLANPIPTELQTINRLRPIGSPGYLLGSDELGRDVLSRLIWGGRTSLMAGVGAALLSLVPGVLIGLAAGYFGGWVDSIATHLIDIVMAFPGVLLAIAIVAAAGPGLTNAMIAVAIVGIPLYARLVRGHVLSLREREFIQAAEALGLSTPRIVFRHVLPNCLALIIVAGTLDIGAKLIATASLSFLGLGTQPPQPDWGAMLATGRQFFFVAPHVAILPGVLIFATVVAVNLVGEGLQEALDSRLPL comes from the coding sequence ATGGCGGACGCTAAGCCGCTCGTCACTCCGGTCCAGTTTGAGCCCGCCGGGGCGCTCGCAAGGCCGGGACGCGAGCGCTCGCGCGTCTGGCGGCGCTTCCGGCGCCACCCCCTTGCCCTTGCCGGCGCGGCGCTGCTTCTTGTCATCGCGCTCGCCGCGCTGGCCGCGCCGCTGCTCCCGCTTGCCAACCCGATCCCGACCGAGCTGCAGACGATCAACCGGCTCCGCCCGATTGGATCACCGGGATACCTCCTCGGGAGCGACGAACTGGGGCGAGACGTCCTCAGCCGGTTGATCTGGGGCGGCCGGACCTCGCTCATGGCCGGCGTGGGAGCAGCGCTCCTCTCCCTCGTGCCGGGAGTGCTGATCGGGCTGGCGGCGGGCTACTTTGGCGGCTGGGTCGATTCGATCGCCACCCACCTGATCGACATCGTGATGGCGTTTCCCGGCGTCCTCCTCGCGATCGCGATCGTCGCGGCCGCAGGTCCTGGCCTGACCAACGCCATGATCGCCGTCGCCATCGTCGGTATCCCCCTCTACGCTCGGCTCGTCCGCGGGCATGTTCTCTCTCTGCGAGAACGAGAGTTCATTCAGGCCGCCGAAGCGCTGGGGCTGAGCACACCCCGGATCGTGTTCCGCCACGTTCTGCCGAACTGCCTTGCCCTCATTATCGTGGCTGGCACGCTCGACATCGGGGCGAAGCTGATTGCGACAGCGAGCCTTTCCTTCCTCGGCCTCGGCACGCAGCCGCCGCAGCCCGACTGGGGCGCGATGCTCGCGACAGGACGGCAGTTCTTCTTTGTCGCTCCCCATGTTGCCATCTTGCCGGGAGTGCTTATCTTCGCCACCGTCGTCGCCGTCAATCTCGTCGGCGAAGGCCTCCAAGAAGCGCTCGACTCCCGGCTCCCGCTCTGA
- a CDS encoding class I SAM-dependent methyltransferase — protein sequence MLTIAKDGVLLDQPDRATLDFIRNAKTYSQQAIGGKVAKYYRQVVEERKASGAPEPKTFADVAAIVSPLFEYRAEKFIARQTQELMWTRLFEAVLPHEKELLAWLDEPVPNPRGTLRLNPDLVPPPYYEIDYHIQPGGQHREPLIPFVLEIGQVAYHGERDARSELKVGAAMAIPEGKYERILDLGCGVGHSTYPIKERFPDAEVYGIDLSAPLLKYAHKQAEARGIALHLSQQAAEHTDFPDNFFDVVTSTILFHEVPDEAAMAIIREGYRILKPGGLFQIADTPPYREHELYRAFTSDWQTEHNGEPYWRQAALRDLVAMCREAGFGRVEEPSRERKNRGGSPTPWITWGWKV from the coding sequence ATGCTGACGATTGCCAAGGATGGCGTTCTCCTCGACCAGCCCGACCGCGCAACGCTGGATTTCATTCGGAATGCGAAGACCTATTCGCAGCAGGCGATCGGCGGGAAGGTCGCGAAGTACTACCGCCAAGTCGTCGAAGAGCGCAAAGCGAGCGGCGCCCCTGAGCCGAAGACCTTCGCTGACGTCGCCGCGATCGTCTCGCCGCTCTTCGAATACCGCGCCGAGAAGTTTATCGCCCGCCAAACCCAAGAGCTGATGTGGACCCGGCTCTTCGAGGCGGTCCTGCCGCACGAAAAAGAGCTGCTCGCCTGGCTCGATGAGCCGGTTCCCAATCCCCGCGGGACGCTGCGGCTCAATCCCGACCTCGTCCCTCCTCCCTACTACGAGATTGACTACCACATCCAGCCGGGCGGCCAGCACCGCGAGCCGCTCATTCCCTTTGTTCTCGAGATTGGGCAAGTTGCCTATCACGGCGAGCGAGACGCGCGCTCCGAACTGAAGGTGGGCGCGGCGATGGCGATCCCAGAAGGGAAGTATGAGCGCATCCTCGACCTCGGCTGCGGGGTCGGCCATTCGACCTACCCCATCAAGGAGCGCTTCCCCGACGCCGAGGTGTACGGCATCGATCTCTCGGCGCCGCTGCTGAAATACGCCCACAAGCAGGCAGAAGCGCGCGGGATCGCGCTCCATCTCAGCCAGCAGGCCGCCGAGCACACCGACTTCCCCGACAACTTCTTCGATGTCGTGACCTCGACGATCCTGTTCCATGAAGTTCCCGATGAGGCGGCAATGGCGATCATCCGCGAGGGCTACCGGATCCTGAAGCCGGGCGGCCTCTTCCAGATCGCCGATACCCCGCCGTACCGCGAGCACGAACTGTACCGCGCCTTCACCTCCGACTGGCAGACCGAGCACAACGGCGAGCCGTACTGGCGTCAAGCCGCGCTGCGCGACCTCGTCGCCATGTGCCGCGAAGCGGGGTTTGGGCGCGTGGAAGAGCCGAGTCGGGAACGAAAGAACCGCGGTGGAAGCCCGACCCCCTGGATCACGTGGGGCTGGAAAGTCTAG
- a CDS encoding ABC transporter permease, which produces MASAFVIRRLLAVVPVALGVATIVFVVMRFVPGDPAALLAGPNATEDVLRSIRAYYGLDDPLVVQYVRWLGRLVQGDLGESIFLRRPVLSEVLNRFGNTLILAAASLTLATTVGVLAGILAATRPRSLLDRLVMFFALCGVGLPVFWTGLVLIVIFAVQLRWFPPQGMAPPVRQGPFDILPFLVLPAVTLALPSLAFIARVTRMSMVEVLQQDYIRTARAKGLSEYAVLIRHALKNALIPVVTIVGAQAGYLLGGAVLVEYVFAWPGLGLLIVNGINSRDYPLVQGGIVFTALIFVLINFLVDLLYARIDPRIRYGGR; this is translated from the coding sequence GTGGCATCAGCATTTGTCATCCGTCGGCTGTTGGCGGTCGTGCCGGTCGCGCTCGGCGTCGCCACGATTGTGTTCGTGGTGATGCGTTTCGTGCCGGGCGACCCCGCAGCCCTGCTCGCCGGGCCGAACGCGACAGAGGACGTGCTGCGATCGATCCGGGCCTACTACGGACTGGATGACCCGCTCGTCGTTCAGTACGTCCGCTGGCTCGGCCGCCTTGTGCAAGGCGACCTTGGCGAGTCGATCTTCCTGCGGCGCCCTGTTTTGAGCGAGGTGCTGAACCGCTTCGGCAATACCCTGATCTTGGCGGCCGCCAGCCTCACCCTCGCGACGACGGTGGGAGTTCTTGCCGGCATTCTCGCGGCAACGCGCCCGCGGTCGCTGCTCGATCGGCTCGTGATGTTCTTCGCGCTCTGCGGCGTCGGCTTGCCGGTCTTCTGGACCGGCCTGGTGCTGATCGTCATCTTTGCCGTCCAGCTCCGCTGGTTTCCGCCGCAGGGCATGGCGCCGCCGGTTCGGCAGGGGCCGTTTGACATCCTTCCCTTCCTTGTTTTGCCAGCAGTGACGCTCGCCTTGCCCTCGCTCGCCTTTATCGCGCGGGTCACACGCATGAGCATGGTCGAGGTCCTGCAGCAGGACTACATTCGCACTGCCCGGGCGAAGGGGCTGTCGGAATATGCGGTGCTGATCCGGCACGCCCTCAAGAACGCGCTGATCCCCGTCGTCACAATCGTCGGCGCGCAGGCCGGTTATTTGCTGGGCGGCGCCGTGCTGGTTGAGTATGTCTTCGCGTGGCCCGGGCTCGGCCTGCTCATCGTCAACGGCATCAACAGCCGCGATTACCCTCTCGTTCAAGGAGGGATCGTCTTCACCGCCTTGATCTTCGTCCTGATCAACTTTCTGGTCGACCTGCTCTACGCGCGGATCGACCCGCGGATCCGGTATGGCGGACGCTAA
- a CDS encoding class I SAM-dependent methyltransferase, with the protein MTQTQSRPRRPSSLEVIGRPPEGTPGYAGPPMTFGLWLSKYFPTLSAWKKRIELEFYEKLDGPFDATDLMPPGATEPAKYPAYYFMKPVHTYPQPATLHPAFASWITHWGSKTKFYFTEPETVKFWLKRVYGDIKPQRALDVGCGTGTTTFVMAELWPEAEVIGVDLSPSMLRWARRKAEQLGMKNIFFYHMDGGDMRYFADESFDVVNESYCLHEMPNYHAKAFIAEMVRLSKPGHLISWFDWPPAESEGDLIRRQNAVKRNSEPFMLSYLDLNFEQYLKDIGLEEVTRHVRAGANMLVTARKPMRPKEENR; encoded by the coding sequence ATGACGCAGACCCAATCACGTCCACGCCGGCCAAGCTCGCTTGAGGTGATCGGCCGTCCGCCCGAGGGCACCCCGGGCTATGCCGGCCCGCCAATGACCTTCGGGCTCTGGCTCTCGAAATATTTCCCCACCCTCTCCGCTTGGAAGAAGCGGATTGAGCTCGAGTTCTACGAAAAGCTCGATGGGCCCTTCGACGCAACCGACCTGATGCCGCCCGGGGCGACCGAACCGGCAAAGTACCCGGCCTACTACTTCATGAAGCCGGTCCACACCTATCCGCAGCCGGCGACGCTCCACCCGGCGTTTGCGTCGTGGATTACGCATTGGGGATCGAAGACGAAGTTCTACTTCACCGAGCCAGAGACGGTGAAGTTCTGGCTGAAGCGCGTCTACGGCGACATCAAGCCGCAGCGGGCGCTCGATGTGGGCTGCGGCACGGGAACCACCACCTTCGTCATGGCCGAACTGTGGCCGGAAGCAGAGGTGATCGGCGTCGACCTGTCGCCCTCAATGCTCCGCTGGGCGCGCCGCAAGGCCGAACAGCTGGGGATGAAGAACATCTTCTTCTACCACATGGACGGCGGCGACATGCGCTACTTCGCGGATGAGAGCTTCGACGTCGTCAACGAGAGCTACTGCCTCCACGAGATGCCGAACTACCACGCGAAGGCGTTTATCGCCGAGATGGTCCGCCTCTCCAAGCCCGGGCACCTCATCAGCTGGTTCGACTGGCCGCCGGCAGAGAGCGAAGGGGATCTCATCCGTCGGCAGAACGCTGTCAAGCGCAACAGCGAGCCGTTTATGCTCAGCTATCTCGACCTGAACTTCGAGCAGTATCTCAAAGATATTGGCCTCGAAGAGGTGACGCGCCACGTTCGCGCCGGCGCCAATATGCTGGTCACCGCTCGCAAGCCGATGCGGCCGAAGGAGGAAAACCGCTAG
- a CDS encoding ABC transporter substrate-binding protein produces MLHRAASLALLLVMVAACTPAAPTAGTAPATTAPTERRSENQVLTFGINRFSDTLSPAGFSSNPWFYLPIYDSLTAFGPNFEVRPWLATKWELNADGTVWTFTLRDDVRFWNGDPVTAEDLAYTIDLALKQQGWTLRTLLTAVSGVQALNPTTLQITTRSIDLSIPAAGPLAYAMSKKVHQEIGDTGYATRPMGSGPYEVVQFQPGAVVHYRVRSTPHAFRKVENRELIFRNIVENSQLINGLRTGELDGGLLRNFTGEQAEQLRNAGMVVIAYLNTNASMKIPQGVAEAKGSPLADKRVREALNYAINREAMTQQIFKGFNKPTGQGGTPDSQYWNPDLPPWPYDPAKARRLLAEAGYPNGFRLTGGLDFTPAAQPAEVPLAVQGFLREIGVEIEINSLELGVFTDKVNGRQPKGDIVSAGVGDRNGWFSAYRGTVGCNRPPGIARDQYFYCNPLWDQTFDAALVERDPVKRAELYRRAAQIEREDLWLLFTYNGASYHVHSPKIKGIPDNQQNQINLDSAYRIE; encoded by the coding sequence ATGCTTCACCGCGCCGCGTCGCTCGCGCTCCTCCTCGTGATGGTTGCGGCCTGTACGCCGGCCGCTCCCACCGCCGGCACTGCCCCCGCCACGACAGCGCCAACCGAGCGCCGATCCGAAAATCAGGTCCTGACGTTCGGGATTAACCGCTTCAGCGATACTCTCTCTCCCGCCGGCTTCTCGTCGAACCCGTGGTTCTATCTTCCGATTTATGACTCTCTCACCGCCTTTGGCCCGAACTTCGAGGTGCGCCCCTGGTTGGCGACAAAGTGGGAATTGAACGCCGACGGCACCGTCTGGACGTTCACCCTGCGCGACGATGTCCGCTTCTGGAACGGCGACCCCGTTACGGCAGAGGACCTGGCGTACACCATTGACCTTGCGCTCAAGCAGCAGGGATGGACCCTGCGCACCCTCCTGACGGCGGTTAGCGGCGTCCAAGCGCTCAACCCCACCACCCTCCAAATTACGACCCGCTCGATCGACCTCAGCATCCCCGCCGCTGGCCCGCTCGCCTACGCCATGTCGAAGAAAGTGCATCAAGAGATCGGCGACACCGGCTACGCGACGCGGCCGATGGGCTCCGGACCGTACGAGGTGGTCCAATTCCAGCCGGGTGCGGTCGTCCACTATCGGGTCCGGTCAACGCCTCATGCCTTTCGGAAGGTTGAAAACCGCGAGCTGATCTTCCGCAATATCGTCGAGAACTCCCAGCTGATCAACGGCCTGCGCACTGGCGAGCTTGATGGCGGGCTGCTCCGCAACTTCACCGGCGAACAGGCAGAGCAGCTGCGCAACGCCGGCATGGTCGTGATTGCCTACCTGAACACGAACGCGTCGATGAAGATCCCCCAAGGCGTCGCCGAGGCGAAGGGCTCGCCGCTTGCGGATAAGCGGGTGCGTGAAGCGCTCAACTACGCCATCAACCGCGAGGCGATGACCCAGCAGATCTTCAAGGGCTTCAACAAGCCGACCGGGCAAGGCGGAACGCCGGACAGCCAATACTGGAACCCCGATCTGCCCCCCTGGCCCTACGACCCGGCCAAGGCACGGCGGCTCCTCGCCGAGGCAGGCTATCCCAACGGGTTCCGGCTGACCGGCGGGCTCGATTTCACGCCAGCGGCGCAGCCTGCCGAGGTGCCGCTCGCCGTCCAAGGGTTCCTCCGCGAGATCGGGGTTGAGATCGAGATCAACAGCCTCGAACTGGGTGTCTTCACCGACAAGGTGAACGGCCGCCAGCCGAAGGGAGACATTGTCTCTGCTGGGGTGGGCGACCGGAACGGCTGGTTCAGCGCCTACCGGGGAACGGTCGGCTGCAACCGACCGCCGGGGATCGCCCGCGACCAATATTTCTACTGCAACCCGCTCTGGGACCAAACGTTTGACGCCGCTCTCGTCGAGCGCGACCCGGTCAAGCGCGCTGAACTGTATCGCCGGGCTGCCCAGATCGAACGCGAGGACCTCTGGTTGCTGTTCACCTATAACGGCGCTTCGTACCATGTCCATTCGCCGAAGATCAAAGGCATTCCGGACAACCAGCAGAACCAGATCAATCTCGACAGCGCCTACCGCATCGAATAG
- a CDS encoding zinc-binding dehydrogenase — translation MTLPETMRAAVLLAPRRVAIQTLPVPRPGPGEVVVEVTTALTCGTELKSYRQGHRLFRPPWPLGHEFVGYVAALGEGVTSVALGERVVAANSAPCDQCEFCRAGRTPLCRKLPDLLLRGAFADYVLLSSPIVRHNFFRAPPGVPDETLAFLEPLACVVHGADEAAVAPGETVAIIGGTGPIGLLFVQLLRHRGAGRVVAVGRKPHRLALAKELGATETLQAAEEDWVRRLLTEVGRPDVVIEITGIPALIEQAVAIAQPGGRVVLFGGSPAGATAALDLARVHYDALTVRGVFHHTPRTVRQALQLLTSGAIRVAPLVSDRLPLEETAEAMRRFDAGELKLAIAPGGRPPAVR, via the coding sequence ATGACGCTCCCGGAGACGATGCGGGCGGCCGTGCTGCTGGCGCCCCGGCGCGTTGCCATTCAAACCTTGCCCGTGCCCCGCCCTGGGCCGGGGGAGGTAGTGGTCGAGGTGACGACCGCCCTCACCTGCGGCACAGAACTGAAATCGTATCGGCAGGGGCATCGCCTTTTCCGGCCGCCATGGCCACTCGGCCACGAGTTCGTCGGCTATGTCGCCGCGCTCGGCGAGGGGGTGACGAGCGTCGCTCTTGGCGAGCGGGTGGTGGCGGCGAACTCGGCGCCCTGCGACCAGTGCGAGTTCTGCCGCGCCGGCCGAACCCCGCTCTGCCGCAAGCTGCCGGACCTGCTCCTTCGCGGCGCCTTTGCCGACTATGTGCTGCTCTCTTCACCGATCGTCCGCCACAACTTCTTCCGCGCTCCGCCGGGCGTTCCTGATGAGACGCTCGCCTTCCTCGAACCGCTCGCCTGCGTCGTCCACGGGGCGGATGAAGCGGCGGTCGCCCCGGGCGAGACTGTCGCCATCATTGGCGGGACCGGACCGATCGGCCTGCTCTTCGTTCAGCTACTGCGCCATCGCGGCGCAGGCAGAGTGGTCGCTGTCGGCCGCAAGCCGCACCGGCTTGCCCTCGCTAAGGAGCTCGGCGCGACGGAGACGCTTCAAGCGGCGGAGGAGGACTGGGTGCGCCGTCTCCTCACAGAAGTTGGCCGGCCAGACGTCGTGATCGAGATCACGGGCATCCCCGCGCTGATCGAGCAGGCGGTCGCGATCGCCCAGCCGGGCGGCCGGGTTGTGCTCTTTGGCGGCTCTCCCGCGGGCGCAACGGCAGCGCTCGACCTCGCCCGAGTTCATTATGATGCTCTTACCGTCCGGGGGGTTTTCCATCACACGCCGCGCACAGTGCGTCAGGCGCTCCAGCTGCTGACGAGCGGGGCGATCCGCGTCGCTCCCCTCGTGAGCGACCGGCTGCCGCTTGAAGAGACCGCGGAAGCAATGCGGCGCTTCGATGCCGGAGAGCTGAAGTTGGCGATCGCGCCGGGAGGGCGCCCGCCGGCGGTACGATAG
- a CDS encoding alcohol dehydrogenase catalytic domain-containing protein: MRAVQYRSNSDITVIDMPEPVPGPGEIIVKIELCGVCGSDVMEWYLTPRAPLTPGHEPVGEVVEVGAGVDRFRPGDRVFIHHHVPCMVCPRCRRGNWSSCPRFKQTRLYPGGMAEYVRVPAPNVELDVLPLPDDMPSESAVLIEPVACAIRAVARANVRPGDRVAIIGAGVNGILLTQLCRLAGASRIVVSDPIAVRRERMPAYGADAVIDPSAGPAPEQLAAVNDGRLADIVFVGPSGLGPALAGLELLEPGGYLMLFAPCAPGVQLPIEPHRLWFNEHTIGASYSAGPHETRIAFEYLRSGRVRGPELITHRFPMEQALAAFQMTAHPGPGLKAVIEMRS, from the coding sequence GTGCGAGCGGTTCAATACCGGTCGAACAGTGATATCACCGTGATCGACATGCCGGAGCCGGTGCCCGGTCCCGGTGAGATCATCGTCAAGATCGAATTGTGCGGGGTCTGCGGCTCCGACGTGATGGAGTGGTATCTCACGCCGCGCGCGCCCCTCACGCCGGGGCATGAGCCGGTGGGGGAGGTCGTCGAAGTCGGCGCCGGCGTTGACCGCTTCCGCCCCGGCGACCGCGTGTTCATCCATCACCATGTGCCGTGCATGGTCTGTCCGCGCTGCCGGCGCGGCAACTGGTCGAGCTGCCCGCGCTTCAAACAGACCCGCCTCTATCCGGGCGGGATGGCCGAATACGTGCGCGTGCCTGCGCCGAATGTCGAGCTCGACGTTCTCCCCCTGCCCGACGACATGCCCTCTGAGAGCGCCGTCCTCATCGAACCGGTCGCCTGCGCCATCCGCGCCGTTGCGCGCGCCAATGTCCGCCCCGGCGACCGCGTCGCGATTATCGGAGCAGGGGTGAACGGCATCCTGCTCACCCAGCTGTGCCGGCTTGCTGGCGCGAGCCGCATCGTCGTCTCCGACCCGATTGCGGTGCGGCGCGAGCGGATGCCTGCCTACGGCGCCGACGCCGTTATCGACCCTTCGGCCGGCCCCGCGCCGGAGCAGCTGGCAGCGGTGAACGACGGCCGGCTCGCCGACATCGTCTTCGTCGGCCCCTCCGGTCTTGGCCCCGCACTCGCAGGTTTAGAACTGTTGGAGCCGGGCGGGTACCTCATGCTTTTCGCGCCTTGCGCCCCGGGAGTTCAGCTGCCCATCGAGCCGCATCGGCTCTGGTTCAACGAGCACACCATCGGCGCGAGCTACTCCGCCGGCCCGCACGAGACACGGATCGCGTTTGAGTATCTGCGGAGCGGGCGCGTGCGGGGTCCGGAGCTGATCACGCATCGTTTTCCGATGGAGCAGGCGCTTGCCGCCTTCCAAATGACCGCCCACCCAGGCCCCGGGCTGAAGGCGGTGATCGAGATGCGCTCATGA